In Scleropages formosus chromosome 18, fSclFor1.1, whole genome shotgun sequence, one DNA window encodes the following:
- the LOC108940641 gene encoding brain and acute leukemia cytoplasmic protein-like has protein sequence MGCGGSRASAIEPRCHGSWTRETETTWLPNTDVEAPQGGIASPEGDAGDGDSAAGTAEGGRLLSSSAPHRPKQMVNACTQCGKERRGSASGSRTSLREQGDQVSTETTSKEGAGSLVTAAP, from the exons ATGGGCTGCGGGGGAAGCCGCGCGAGCGCCATCGAGccccgttgccatggcagctGGACCAGGGAGACGGAGACGACGTGGCTTCCCAACACGGACGTGGAGGCCCCGCAGGGGGGCATCGCGAGCCCGGAGGGGGACGCCGGAGACGGGGACAGCGCCGCAG GTACGGCGGAGGGGGGGAGGCTGCTGAGCTCCAGCGCCCCCCACCGGCCGAAGCAGATGGTAAACGCCTGTACTCAGTGCGGGAAGGAGCGGCGCGGCTCCGCCTCCGGAAGCAGGACGTCTCTCCGTGAACAG GGGGATCAGGTATCCACGGAGACCACCTCCAAGGAGGGGGCAGGGAGCCTCGTGACCGCAGCCCCCTAG
- the LOC108940592 gene encoding V-type proton ATPase subunit C 1-A, translating into MTEFWLISAPGEKTCQQTWDKLVSATRNNNLSTNNKFNIPDLKVGTLDVLVGLSDELAKLDTFVESVVKKVAQYMADVLEDSRDKVQENLLANGVDLVTYITRFQWDMAKYPIKQSLKNICEIISKQVTQIDNDLKSRASAYNNLKGNLQNLERKNAGSLLTRSLADIVKKEDFVLDSEYLVTLLVVVPKTNYGDWQKTYETLAEMVVPRSTNLLFEDQESGLFSVTLFRKAIDDFKHKARENKFTVRDFQYNEEEMKADKEEMTRLSTDKKKQFGPLVRWLKVNFSEAFIAWIHIKALRVFVESVLRYGLPVNFQAMLLQPNKKNMKKLREVLNDLYKHLDSSAAAIIDATMDIPGLNLSQQEYYPYVYYKIDCNLLDFK; encoded by the exons ATGACTGAGTTCTGGCTGATCTCTGCCCCCGGGGAGAAGACGTGCCAGCAGACCTGGGACAAGCTGGTATCCGCCACCCGCAACAACAACCTGTCCACCAACAACAAGTTCAACATCCCCGACCTCAAG GTGGGAACCCTGGATGTCCTGGTGGGACTCTCGGATGAGCTGGCCAAGCTGGACACCTTTGTGGAGAG TGTTGTGAAGAAGGTGGCGCAGTACATGGCAGATGTTCTGGAAGACAGCCGAGACAAAGTCCAGGAGAACCTGTTGGCCAACGGAG TGGATCTGGTCACCTACATCACAAGGTTTCAGTGGGACATGGCAAAATACCCCATCAAGCAGTCGCTGAAGAACATCTGTGAAATAATATCGAAG CAAGTCACCCAGATTGACAACGACCTCAAGTCAAGGGCCTCGGCCTACAACAACCTGAAGGGAAACTTGCAGAACCTGGAGAGGAAGAATGC GGGAAGCTTGTTGACCAGGAGCTTGGCTGACATTGTGAAGAAGGAGGACTTTGTTCTGGATTCGGAGTATCTGGTCACCTTGCTGGTTGTCGTCCCAAA GACAAATTATGGTGACTGGCAGAAGACATACGAAACATTAGCCGAAATGGTGGTTCCAAGATCCACCAA CCTTCTGTTCGAGGACCAGGAGAGCGGCTTGTTCAGCGTGACCCTCTTTAGGAAGGCCATCGATGACTTCAAACACAAGGCGCGAGAGAACAA GTTCACCGTGCGGGACTTCCAGTACAACGAGGAGGAGATGAAAGCCGACAAGGAGGAAATGACACGGCTCTCCACTGACAAGAAGAAGCAATTT GGCCCACTTGTCCGATGGCTGAAAGTGAATTTCAGTGAAGCTTTCATTGCCTGGATCCACATCAAAGCGCTCAGGGTGTTTGTGGAATCCGTCCTGAG GTATGGACTGCCAGTCAACTTCCAGGCCATGCTATTGCAGCCCAACAAGAAGAACATGAAGAAGCTGAGGGAGGTCCTGAATGACCTGTACAAGCACCTGGACAGCAGCGCTGCCGCCATCATTGAC GCGACCATGGACATCCCAGGCCTGAACCTGAGCCAGCAGGAGTATTACCCCTATGTGTACTACAAAATCGACTGCAACCTGCTCGACTTCAAATAA
- the LOC108940678 gene encoding antizyme inhibitor 1-like, giving the protein MKGFADEPSYTIELLEDGTTLSDVIDNHIYEQALAEKNAFFVTDLGVLLRQHARWRAHMAQIRPYYPVRCNSSPAVIEILAALGVGFACSNKNDLVLVQDFGVSPENILYTGACKQLSHIKYAAKSGIDVLVCDNETEMCKIARCHPRAKLLLQMATESYTEATSMTFGSSLKGCRHLLENAQELDLQVVGVRFHIPTSCRDNQAYAHAVADARCVFDMGSELGFHMNILNIGGGFSGSEEQLEQIEGNMQPHLDSYFPPESGVSVIAEPGAYYVSSSFSLAVNIIAKKTVSWDQCGQPHEASFPKNEPAFLYYMNDGVYGSFSCKLLDDTVPAPSVHKALPAAEPLFVSSLWGPSCDGLDQVVERCMLPELSVGDWVVFGDMGAHSLGEPSTFTSVDRPPVYYVVSTRDWYEMQDAGINLDTPVKNFTLLPYCFQFNEQEDVFAPA; this is encoded by the exons ATGAAAGGATTTGCTGATGAACCCAGCTACACCATTGAACTCCTGGAGGATGGCACCACCCTCTCGGACGTCATTGACAACCATATCTATGAACAAGCTTTG GCTGAGAAGAATGCGTTCTTCGTGACTGACCTTGGGGTCCTGCTGCGACAGCATGCCCGCTGGCGTGCCCACATGGCGCAGATACGGCCTTACTACCCCGTCAGGTGCAACAGCAGCCCTGCCGTCATCGAGATCCTTGCTGCCCTTGGCGTTGGCTTCGCGTGTTCtaacaag AATGACCTAGTCCTGGTGCAGGACTTTGGTGTGTCCCCTGAGAACATCCTGTACACCGGTGCTTGTAAGCAGCTCTCCCACATCAAGTACGCTGCCAAGAGTGGCATTGACGTTCTTGTCTGTGACAACGAGACCGAGATGTGCAAGATTGCACGGTGTCACCCGAGAGCGAA GCTTCTCCTGCAGATGGCCACCGAGAGTTACACCGAAGCCACTAGCATGACCTTTGGCTCCTCGCTCAAGGGTTGCAGGCATCTGCTGGAGAATGCTCAGGAGCTGGACTTGCAGGTGGTCGGGGTCAG GTTCCAcatccccacctcctgcaggGACAACCAGGCCTATGCTCACGCCGTAGCAGATGCTCGCTGTGTGTTTGACATGGGG TCAGAGCTGGGCTTCCATATGAACATCCTAAACATTGGTGGTGGTTTCAGTGGATCAGAGGAACAGCTGGAGCAG ATTGAGGGCAACATGCAGCCCCATTTGGACTCGTACTTTCCTCCGGAGTCTGGCGTCTCTGTGATTGCTGAACCCGGAGCCTACTACgtttcctcctccttcagcctggCCGTCAACATCATTGCCAAAAAGACTGTATCCTGGGACCAGTGTGGGCAGCCGCATG AGGCGTCGTTTCCAAAGAACGAACCAGCATTCCTGTATTACATGAATGACGGTGTATACGGCTCGTTCTCCTGCAAGCTGCTGGATGACACTGTCCCAGCCCCTTCTGTCCATAAA GCCCTGCCAGCAGCAGAGCCCCTGTTTGTCAGCAGCCTTTGGGGTCCTTCGTGCGACGGGTTGGACCAGGTGGTGGAGCGCTGCATGCTGCCTGAGCTCAGTGTTGGAGACTGGGTGGTCTTTGGCGACATGGGTGCCCACAGCCTGGGGGAGCCATCCACCTTTACCTCAGTGGACAGACCACCCGTCTACTACGTAGTATCTACACGTGATTG gTACGAGATGCAGGATGCTGGAATCAATCTGGACACCCCAGTAAAGAACTTCACTTTGCTCCCATACTGCTTCCAGTTCAACGAGCAGGAGGATGTCTTCGCCCCAGCCTGA
- the LOC108940679 gene encoding Krueppel-like factor 10, with product MKMRNFTTPQSLSPGGPGEFPWSASVQMKDIEAVEALMAMSCCWKAKGRGHADPRPPTPSSDTSEEDSPFPPPTKFRGSPLCLTPPYSPPGLEPQQVPSPAQPEPVSASSSVSVGLGQPHATSVIRHTADSLPCNCSNCPVREERGTLCPEALAPTQQDGPVPSVPRADTPSVTPSPSPLQPSAPLPVLCRVLPVSPSHQPIVTTVVPAPAPSQQGALCQPVVLVGSGEVSKNPVVFLVPHPVPPSPRQLPTVTPSGTRLAAIAPAPGFAPVVQRNTMQGVVSRVRNHVCEQPGCGKTYFKSSHLKAHMRTHTGEKPFICNWEGCERHFARSDELSRHRRTHTGEKRFACPVCSSRFMRSDHLAKHARRHLATKRPPGWQVQLGRLSALAGAIAPTCPSLLS from the exons GGGGGGCCAGGAGAGTTTCCCTGGAGCGCCTCTGTGCAGATGAAGGACATCGAGGCTGTGGAGGCCCTCATGGCcatgagctgctgctggaaggcTAAAGGCCGCGGGCATGCCGACCCCCGACCCCCGACGCCTTCCTCAGACACCTCCGAGGAGGACTCTCCCTTCCCTCCTCCCACCAAGTTCCGGGGTTCGCCTCTG TGCCTGACTCCGCCCTACAGCCCTccgggtctcgaaccccagcaAGTCCCGTCGCCAGCTCAGCCGGAACCGGTCTCGGCCTCCTCCTCGGTGTCTGTCGGGCTGGGCCAGCCCCACGCCACCAGCGTGATCCGACACACGGCGGACTCGCTGCCGTGCAACTGCAGCAACTGCCCTGTTAGGGAGGAAAGGGGTACCTTGTGCCCAGAGGCACTTGCGCCGACGCAGCAAGATGGTCCTGTGCCAAGTGTTCCTCGCGCAGACACACCCTCTGTGACTCCGTCCCCAAGTCCTCTGCAGCCTTCCGCGCCTCTACCTGTCCTTTGTCGGGTACTTCCTGTCTCGCCTTCACACCAACCCATCGTCACGACCGTCGTGCCTGCTCCGGCGCcgagccagcagggggcactgtgTCAGCCTGTGGTGCTGGTGGGCAGCGGCGAAGTTTCCAAGAACCCCGTCGTTTTCCTCGTCCCCCATCCCGTGCCTCCCAGTCCCAGGCAGCTCCCTACAGTGACCCCCAGTGGCACCAGGCTGGCGGCCATCGCCCCGGCGCCAGGATTTGCGCCAGTGGTGCAGAGGAACACCATGCAGGGAGTCGTGTCCCGCGTCCGTAACCACGTCTGCGAGCAGCCCGGCTGCGGAAAAACCTACTTTAAGAGCTCCCATCTCAAGGCCCACATGCGGACCCACACAG GTGAAAAGCCCTTCATCTGCAACTGGGAGGGGTGCGAGAGGCACTTTGCTCGGTCCGACGAGTTGTCCCGGCACCGACGCACGCACACGGGCGAGAAGCGCTTCGCCTGCCCCGTCTGTAGCAGCCGCTTCATGCGCAGCGATCACCTGGCCAAACACGCCCGGCGCCACCTGGCCACCAAGCGCCCACCTGGCTGGCAGGTGCAGCTGGGTCGCCTGAGCGCTCTTGCTGGTGCCATCGCCCCCACGTGTCCCTCGCTCCTGTCGTGA